CCATATCTTTCAATGATTCCTCTTGGTCATTTGCAAAGCTGGTAAATATATCTTCTAATCTATCCATAATATACTCTCTTATATTACTTGTAATATTACTAAAATATTATATATTCTATATTATTATAATTTTCCAATAATACTTTTCCTATCTTTAACTTTAATTTTAACACGAATCATTAATAATAACATTACTGCTAATAATATTATACCAAATATGAAAATATTATCCATACCTGTCAGGAACTCTTGTATACCTGAACCTCTTATTATAGTATTTGTAAGTAATCCCTCTGGAATTGATAAAGATAATATAATACTACCATAACTAGATGCCATAGCTATACCCATAGACCTAAATAGTGTTAGAATTGAAGATGCAGATGTCTTATTATTTATTGATACAATAGACATTACAACCTTATTAATAGGTGCCTGAGCAAATGCAATTCCTATACCCATAATTGTATAATATACTACTAATTCTAATATAGTACTATGTTCATTCAATGTTAATAATAATAGGAATGAAATTATAGATAAACTAAATCCTATGACTACAGGTAATATAGATCCAATCTTATCAGCTATGTAACCGCTTATAGGTGTGAATACTATCATTACAATTGGTGCTGCTGATAATACTATACCAGTCATTGAGGAACTTATACCTAATATTTTTTCTGTGTAGAATGGTAACACATAAAGTAATACGTACTCGCAGATGTATAATACGTGGAAGCTCACATTAAATGATGTGAATGTAAAATTCTTCAGTAAGCCCCAGTTAACCATTGGACTGTCAGAACGTTTCTCAACATATAAAAATGATATCACTAATATAATTGATATTATACCATACAGTGATGCCTTTATGTAATCTCCTAATTCTACTATACTTAATGTATATATAATAAGCGCTACTGCTATTAATTCCAGAAATCCACCTAGGAAGTTAACATGTAATGGTTTATTAATTTTCATTTGAACATATTTTATAGATAATGGTAAAACTATTAAACATACTGGTATATTTACTAGAAATATGGCTCTCCATCCAAAGAAATCCTGAACTAATCCGCCAACTACCGGACCTAAACCTAATCCAATAGCTACCATCATACCATAAACTCCCATTGCCCTGCCTAACATATTAGTAGGGAAATAATATTCAATAATTACTAATGGACCTGCTAAAATCATGGAAGCTGCTAATCCCTGAAGTAGTCTTGATCCTATTAGAAAATCTATCGAAGGTGAAATACTACATAGTATTGAAGATATCAGAAATAGTAATATGCCTATAGAAAATATTCGTCCATGACCTTTAAAATTACCAATATCTGCAAATAAGGTTACAAGTCCTACATATGTTATAAAGTATGAAGTAATAACCCATTCGGTCTGATTAAGTGAAATAGTAAAGTATTCACTTATTGCTGGTAGAGATACATTAGTAATACTCATGTTTAATGAAATAATCATTACTCCTAGACAAACAGTGAATAATACAATCCATTTATTGTTTGGATTATCATTGATATTGTTATCTACAATAAATAACACCTTCTCTATTAATGTTATGTAATCTTTAATATAAATATGTTAAAAAAAGTAAAGAAAAGGGGAGAGAGAATGTTTATTTAAGTTTAAGACTACTTAAAGTAACATTGAATGAAGATTGAGCCTCATCATAAACTGTTGTTGGTGCTTGGCTTAATACACGGTAATAATGGCCATTTGCTTCAATCCATGTATCCTGGTATACTGTATATGATACAGTGTATACAAACTGATGTGCTGTATGACCATTTATATCAAATGTTGTCTGATTATTTAATTGGAAATTACCTGTTCCTTCCATTAATTTATATATACTATCAGACTGGTATGCATTATCTATAGTTGTTCCGTTTGGTAATGAATCCATTTTTGTAATTTCTGTCTGAACAATAACTACATCAGTAGCATTAGTTGCACTAGTATTTAATATTGTACCATTACCTGTCTCGTTAAGAGTACCATTAGAATAACTGTACTCTGATTGATTAGCAGGATTAATAATTATATCCTTTGGATTATTAGATAAGAATGGTGTTTTTATTGGATCATCATACTCATAAACAGTCCAGGCAGCAGGTAAATCAAAAGACATATCTCCATCCTCGAAATGTTTTAAATCACCATTAGTCTGTATATATGATGGAGTTAATGCAAAGAATCCTGCAATCAATACAACAGATGCAATTAAAAGAATTGGTAGAATTATTTTTGTTTTCAAAATTAATCCCCCTTTTTTAATCGTCACGTTTATACAAGTTATTATTATTAGAATCCATTGTAACAATTAGAGGTCCAAATCTTTCAACATCTAATTCCCATATAGCCTCCGGCATTCCTAAATCCAGCCAGTGAACAGAATCAACTTTATTAATACTACTTACATATAATGCAGCACATCCACCAACAGCTGTGAGAAATACACAGTTATTATCAACTAATGCTTTCTGAGTATTATCATCCATACCACCTTTACCAATAATAGCTTTAACACCCATTGAGAGTACTTCAGGCTCATATGGATTCATACGCATACTAGTTGTAGGACCAATAGCCACAATTTCATAGTTATCTTCACCGGTTTTCTT
This genomic interval from Candidatus Methanosphaera massiliense contains the following:
- a CDS encoding MFS transporter — encoded protein: MLFIVDNNINDNPNNKWIVLFTVCLGVMIISLNMSITNVSLPAISEYFTISLNQTEWVITSYFITYVGLVTLFADIGNFKGHGRIFSIGILLFLISSILCSISPSIDFLIGSRLLQGLAASMILAGPLVIIEYYFPTNMLGRAMGVYGMMVAIGLGLGPVVGGLVQDFFGWRAIFLVNIPVCLIVLPLSIKYVQMKINKPLHVNFLGGFLELIAVALIIYTLSIVELGDYIKASLYGIISIILVISFLYVEKRSDSPMVNWGLLKNFTFTSFNVSFHVLYICEYVLLYVLPFYTEKILGISSSMTGIVLSAAPIVMIVFTPISGYIADKIGSILPVVIGFSLSIISFLLLLTLNEHSTILELVVYYTIMGIGIAFAQAPINKVVMSIVSINNKTSASSILTLFRSMGIAMASSYGSIILSLSIPEGLLTNTIIRGSGIQEFLTGMDNIFIFGIILLAVMLLLMIRVKIKVKDRKSIIGKL
- a CDS encoding FumA C-terminus/TtdB family hydratase beta subunit gives rise to the protein MEHELKTPLNDDDINKLKAGDTVYLTGKIYTARDSAHKRIIEEGAPIDLEGVVLFHAGPIIKKTGEDNYEIVAIGPTTSMRMNPYEPEVLSMGVKAIIGKGGMDDNTQKALVDNNCVFLTAVGGCAALYVSSINKVDSVHWLDLGMPEAIWELDVERFGPLIVTMDSNNNNLYKRDD